GCATTATCTCTGCCGAGACCTTCAGGTCAATGTCCATGAACATATCAAGGGTGTAGCTGACCACCCCTTCATTGGAATTCTCGATAGGCACTACTCCATAGTCTGCCTTCCCCTCAAGCACCGTCTCGAAAACATCCTTTATGCTCTCCACGGGGATGATCTTTGCGAATGAACCGAAGTGTCTCTGGGCAGCGAGGTGTGTAAAGGTGGCAAGCGGTCCCAGGCAGGCGACCTTGAGCGGTTCTTCAAGGGCAAGGGACGCCGAGATTATTTCCCTGAAGATTATCCTCAGGGCATCATTTGGAAAGGGACCCCTGTTCAGCCTCTTCAGCCTCTCAATTATTTCGCGCTCCCTGTGCGGGACATAGAAGCTTTCATCCATTCCCCTTTTGATATCTGCAATCTTCAGAACGGCATCCGCCCTTCTGTTCAGAAGGTCAAGGATCTTTTCATCAATCCCGTCAATCTCTGCCCGTAGCTTTTTAAGGTCTTTCATTTAGAATATTCCCGGAAACAAAATAAACATAAATTTAACAGATTTGTGCGTTTTTTTGCAATATCAGGGTTTATTCCATCCCGGGTCAATGGGTGCATGAACCCCTGCCCTTTCGCAAGCAGGGATAAAAAAACCTCTCATGATTCATATTTTCTTCATATTTTTCTTTTATCATAAAAGTCTGACTGAGATTAGGCTTTTACTCCCGACGGGGCGTATAAAACTTCTATGGACTGAAAGAGAGGTAGTCTATGGCAAAAAAGAAAAAGGCCGATAAGATCGGCCGGAAGAAACAAAATACATGGATGTGGATTGCAGGTACCGCTGCAGTGGTCGTTCTTATTCTGTTTGTCTCGGGCAAGATCCCTACCGGCAAGAGCGAGGTTAAGAAGAACTCCTTTACCGTTCAGGGAGGCGAAACCCGTCCTATCCTCGATCCCTCCCAGTTTACCGGTATGACCCGTTCAGCCTATGCAGCTGCCAAGGCATATCCCCAGGTACTGGACCAGGTTTACTGTTACTGCTACTGTGATGATCCTCCATTTAACCATAAGAGTCTGAAGAGCTGTTTTGCCGAGACCCACGGAGCCGGGTGACTACTCTGCCAACAGGAGGCCCTGAGGGCAGCCCAGCTTTATAAACAAGGAAAATCAATCAACGCAATCAAGACAGCAATTGATAGTGAATTTGGGAAATAGGGTTAACCGGTTAATCAGTGCCCGGGCAGAGGTCCGGGCATTCAAATGCGGCACGATAGCGAGGCTCCCAACTATAAGCCGCTGATTCCATGCAATGCTGCTACGGGGGCCTGTCCGGAATTGCCATCCCTGAAATGAATTAAGGGCAGGCTCTGAACCCGTTCATACTGTTTCAGCCGCCTTTGGTAACGGCAGCTCACGCTATGGAACCTTGTGTTAATCAGGATTTAGAGTCTTCTTGCCTCTTTAAGCCCTTCTTTTATTAACAGAAAAAACACAACCGTCAGCCCGACAAGAAGACCTATAACATTTACCAGCCTGAGATAAATCAGGATTGCAAGCACTGCAAAGACGATGAGCAGCCTGAACATGCTGAAAAAGACGAGCTTCCCCTTTGCCTCTTTTCCCTCTTCAGGATTGAGAAGACCCGTTACCCCCCAGTGAAGCCCCTTCAGGTTGGCAAGTGCGAGCGCCCCGCCAATGAGGATGCTTGCGGGGAGGCGCTTCCAGTCTATAAAAGCCGAAATTGCGGCAAGCGGAATGACGACAAACAAAGACTGCCTATTTATCCTTCTTATCATATCCATCTGACTGTTTCCTTGCAAAACGGAAAAGTTCCCTGAACCCTGCAATTATACCAAATATGAGAAAAACAATGGTTA
The sequence above is a segment of the bacterium BMS3Abin08 genome. Coding sequences within it:
- a CDS encoding ATP synthase I chain; this encodes MDMIRRINRQSLFVVIPLAAISAFIDWKRLPASILIGGALALANLKGLHWGVTGLLNPEEGKEAKGKLVFFSMFRLLIVFAVLAILIYLRLVNVIGLLVGLTVVFFLLIKEGLKEARRL